Proteins encoded by one window of Massilia sp. NR 4-1:
- a CDS encoding carbonic anhydrase translates to MEDIEKFVRGFSRFQEQYFSDPQTIYDTLRDGQHPTTLLIGCCDSRVDPMLLTGSDPGDMFVVRNIANLVPPCTPAAPPGVSSAIEFAVCNLQVARVIVLGHARCGGIRALMSPGAPVAETDFVGQWMRIAEPVARRVKHELAHRSLEHQHTACEQASILQSLENLLTYPWVKRRVEQGSLKLHGWYFDMQSGALMAYSARQERFLPLVCPIERKVGPPARSPEHGGPAVAEQGAGSAGQAGGCGAGASCTCTG, encoded by the coding sequence ATGGAAGATATCGAAAAATTCGTGCGTGGTTTCAGCCGCTTCCAGGAACAGTATTTCAGCGACCCGCAAACCATTTACGACACTCTGCGCGACGGCCAGCATCCCACCACGCTGCTGATCGGCTGCTGCGATTCACGCGTCGACCCCATGCTGCTGACCGGCAGCGATCCGGGCGATATGTTCGTGGTGCGCAATATCGCCAATCTGGTGCCGCCTTGCACGCCGGCGGCGCCGCCCGGCGTCAGCTCGGCCATCGAATTCGCCGTCTGCAATCTGCAGGTGGCGCGCGTGATCGTGCTGGGCCACGCCCGCTGCGGCGGGATCCGCGCCCTGATGTCGCCCGGCGCGCCGGTGGCCGAAACCGATTTCGTCGGCCAGTGGATGCGCATCGCCGAACCGGTGGCGCGCCGCGTCAAGCACGAGCTGGCGCATCGCAGCCTGGAACACCAGCACACCGCCTGCGAACAGGCCAGCATCCTGCAGTCGCTGGAAAACCTGCTGACCTATCCCTGGGTCAAGCGCCGTGTCGAACAAGGCTCGCTGAAACTGCACGGCTGGTACTTCGATATGCAGAGCGGCGCGTTGATGGCTTATTCCGCGCGCCAGGAGCGCTTCCTGCCGCTGGTCTGTCCGATCGAGCGCAAGGTCGGCCCGCCGGCCCGCAGTCCGGAACATGGCGGACCGGCTGTTGCGGAGCAGGGCGCCGGCAGCGCCGGCCAGGCGGGCGGCTGCGGCGCCGGCGCTTCCTGCACCTGCACCGGCTGA
- a CDS encoding nitrous oxide reductase accessory protein NosL: protein MKTTLRTYAMQLAAIGAVLLLAFWQTPAGDSQAAAVSAPSDMRCTPHGQIHYRGAAPSFHCDLAEMFALASAQEQRGHISTMFVRDSGAAGEHWIPAAQAQYIGRQPRQPLLAFADKRHALDYASRNGIQTMPYSLALLGIRD from the coding sequence ATGAAAACCACGCTGCGTACTTATGCCATGCAGCTGGCCGCCATCGGCGCGGTCCTGCTGCTGGCTTTCTGGCAGACGCCAGCCGGGGATAGCCAGGCGGCGGCCGTCTCCGCGCCGTCCGATATGCGCTGCACCCCGCATGGCCAGATCCATTACCGGGGCGCGGCCCCCAGCTTCCACTGCGACCTGGCCGAAATGTTCGCCCTCGCATCGGCCCAGGAACAGCGCGGCCATATCAGCACCATGTTCGTACGCGATAGCGGGGCGGCCGGCGAGCATTGGATTCCGGCTGCGCAGGCACAATACATCGGCCGCCAGCCGCGCCAGCCCTTGCTGGCCTTCGCAGACAAGCGGCACGCGCTGGACTACGCCAGCCGCAATGGCATCCAGACCATGCCCTACAGCCTGGCCCTGCTGGGCATCCGCGACTGA
- a CDS encoding sensor histidine kinase, translating into MFLAFFLCCLSLAVHAAPTADKESYERRRWTLADGAPQQVTTLAQTTDGMLWFASPNGIYTFDGIRFRRATAIYGQRIPSVNISAMREVPGGLALAYQFGGVSIFTRSGATHYVAGKDYPSGSTQSLTVDKQGVLHALTSSGLVRLRQGRWEPFGQDKSLPGLISHIKFDSDGTLWANINQGYYAMPRGADSFRHVLDLNPVKTASVGGRVIALLPGTGFMELSASQAPRLIRVDEPERYKHFLFKGPHGSLWTARDNGFARMAYRPDGVLHAVEVFANDSRSDGIPLGAYLDREANLWVTTMDGVERYRRHRLHLADTPSEGYYWLAQRGMGDELWLGGENAPLARMGSDGVMLPMEANKPAVLYRQADDHVWVASKPWLWEYHGKEVRRWEMPPELAGRRDIQSMTADRHGQLLVSIIRSGLWRFSEGHWTRDERLSGIADATPIGMLTTTSGRTWLGFSGNRLGELMDSGVKLLASDAGLKIGNILSLFEHRGRLLAGGDFGVAWIDGGRAHALQPKRKESFRRTTGMVSDAMGDLWLHGDDGLFRVMAGELERFWRAPRQAVEWELFNFEDGLHGLAAAIRPLPSLAVANGGRIYYATFSQVGWIDPAAISRNPRPPSVIIEQLRAGQNAYEPANGMQLPERTTAVDIGFTATALSIPERVRLRYRLDGVDADWREVERDRSAHYTNLAPGQYRFRVIAANEDGVWNMTGAELRFEIKPAVWQTAWFRVLAALIALAVMVWLYRWRVAVLRRRAGEQAAARLDATLNERERIARSLHDNLLQGVQALLLRFQLVQVRLKDEPETQKLLDRALSDAEWLVENTRDEVVALRREPQSSTLLTELYEAVVKVAPEAGKLLHLSTAGEPRPLRCEAAEEMFYVLREAVLNSVQHARASRIAVQLRFTMDAVECQVRDDGIGIAPEIAQAGLAGHWGIIGMRERIARVGGEISIAPRIEGGVAVRFTLPARVAYQNTK; encoded by the coding sequence GTGTTCCTGGCCTTTTTTCTTTGCTGCCTCTCCCTTGCCGTCCATGCGGCACCCACGGCTGATAAGGAATCCTACGAGCGGCGCCGCTGGACGCTGGCGGACGGCGCGCCGCAGCAGGTGACTACCCTGGCCCAGACGACGGATGGCATGCTGTGGTTTGCCTCGCCGAACGGGATCTATACTTTCGACGGCATCCGCTTCCGGCGTGCGACCGCCATTTATGGCCAGCGCATTCCCTCGGTCAATATCTCAGCCATGAGGGAGGTGCCTGGCGGCTTGGCCCTGGCCTATCAGTTCGGCGGCGTGAGTATTTTCACCCGTTCGGGCGCCACGCACTATGTGGCCGGCAAGGATTACCCGTCCGGTTCGACGCAAAGTCTCACCGTCGACAAGCAAGGCGTTCTGCATGCGCTGACCAGTTCCGGCTTGGTGCGTCTACGCCAGGGACGCTGGGAACCATTCGGCCAGGATAAGTCTTTGCCAGGCTTGATCTCGCATATCAAATTCGACAGCGACGGTACTTTATGGGCCAACATCAATCAGGGCTACTACGCCATGCCGCGCGGTGCGGACAGTTTTCGCCATGTCCTCGATCTGAATCCGGTGAAAACGGCTTCCGTGGGCGGACGCGTGATTGCGCTGCTGCCAGGCACCGGCTTCATGGAACTGTCCGCATCCCAGGCGCCCCGGCTGATCCGGGTCGATGAACCCGAGCGCTACAAACACTTTCTGTTCAAGGGGCCGCATGGCAGCCTGTGGACCGCGCGCGACAATGGCTTTGCGCGCATGGCATATAGGCCGGACGGCGTGCTGCATGCGGTTGAGGTTTTTGCCAACGACAGCCGATCGGATGGCATTCCGCTGGGCGCTTATCTGGACCGGGAAGCTAATCTGTGGGTCACCACGATGGATGGGGTGGAGCGCTACCGGCGCCACCGCCTCCATCTGGCCGATACTCCCAGTGAGGGCTATTACTGGCTGGCGCAGCGCGGGATGGGCGATGAACTATGGCTGGGCGGCGAGAATGCGCCACTCGCCAGGATGGGGAGCGATGGCGTCATGCTGCCAATGGAGGCAAACAAGCCTGCCGTCCTTTATCGCCAGGCCGACGATCATGTCTGGGTTGCCAGCAAGCCCTGGCTCTGGGAGTACCATGGCAAGGAAGTGCGCCGCTGGGAGATGCCGCCAGAACTGGCCGGACGGCGCGATATCCAGAGCATGACCGCCGACCGCCATGGCCAGCTGCTGGTATCCATCATCCGCAGTGGACTATGGCGCTTCAGCGAGGGGCATTGGACGCGGGACGAAAGGCTGAGCGGTATCGCCGATGCGACGCCCATCGGCATGCTGACCACGACCAGCGGCCGGACCTGGCTAGGCTTTAGCGGGAACCGCCTCGGCGAGTTGATGGACTCCGGCGTCAAGCTGCTAGCCTCTGATGCCGGTCTCAAAATCGGCAATATACTGAGCCTGTTCGAGCACCGGGGCCGGCTGCTGGCCGGCGGCGATTTCGGCGTGGCCTGGATCGATGGCGGCAGAGCGCATGCTTTGCAACCCAAGCGTAAGGAGAGCTTCCGCCGCACAACCGGCATGGTCAGTGACGCGATGGGCGATCTATGGCTGCACGGCGACGATGGCCTGTTCCGCGTGATGGCCGGGGAGCTGGAGCGCTTCTGGCGCGCTCCGCGCCAGGCCGTCGAATGGGAATTGTTCAATTTCGAAGATGGTTTGCATGGACTGGCCGCAGCGATCCGTCCACTGCCATCGCTGGCGGTGGCGAACGGCGGGCGCATTTACTACGCCACCTTTTCCCAGGTGGGCTGGATCGATCCGGCAGCGATCAGCCGCAATCCGCGTCCGCCCAGCGTCATCATCGAGCAGCTGCGGGCCGGCCAGAATGCCTATGAACCGGCGAACGGCATGCAGCTGCCCGAGCGCACCACCGCCGTCGATATCGGCTTCACGGCGACCGCCTTATCCATTCCCGAACGGGTGCGCCTGCGCTACCGGCTGGATGGCGTGGATGCCGACTGGCGCGAAGTCGAGCGCGACCGCAGCGCCCATTACACCAACCTGGCCCCCGGCCAGTATCGCTTCCGCGTCATCGCCGCCAACGAGGACGGGGTATGGAATATGACAGGGGCCGAGCTGCGTTTCGAGATCAAGCCCGCTGTATGGCAAACCGCCTGGTTCCGCGTGCTGGCGGCCCTGATCGCGCTGGCCGTGATGGTCTGGCTGTACCGCTGGCGTGTGGCTGTGCTGCGCCGCCGTGCCGGGGAACAGGCTGCGGCGCGGCTGGACGCGACGCTGAATGAACGCGAACGCATCGCGCGCTCCCTGCATGACAATCTGCTGCAGGGCGTACAGGCGCTGCTGCTGCGCTTCCAGCTGGTGCAGGTGCGGCTGAAGGACGAACCGGAAACGCAAAAACTGCTGGACCGGGCTTTGAGCGACGCCGAATGGCTGGTCGAGAACACGCGCGACGAGGTGGTGGCGCTGCGCCGCGAACCGCAAAGCAGCACCTTGCTCACAGAGTTGTATGAGGCTGTCGTCAAGGTGGCGCCCGAGGCGGGCAAGCTGCTGCATCTCTCGACGGCGGGCGAGCCGCGCCCCTTGCGCTGCGAGGCGGCGGAGGAAATGTTTTATGTCTTGCGCGAGGCTGTCCTGAACAGCGTCCAGCATGCGCGCGCCAGCCGCATCGCCGTGCAGCTGCGCTTTACGATGGACGCGGTGGAATGCCAGGTGCGCGACGACGGCATCGGCATCGCGCCCGAGATCGCGCAAGCTGGCCTGGCCGGCCACTGGGGCATTATCGGTATGCGCGAACGGATTGCCCGCGTCGGCGGCGAGATCAGCATCGCCCCGCGCATCGAGGGCGGCGTGGCGGTGCGCTTCACGCTGCCCGCCAGGGTGGCGTATCAAAATACCAAATGA
- a CDS encoding nitrate reductase subunit alpha, protein MSHFLDRLNFFAKPKESFSNGHGVVVEEDRTWENAYRQRWQHDKIVRSTHGVNCTGSCSWKVYVKNGLITWETQQTDYPRTRPDLPNHEPRGCPRGASYSWYVYSAQRVKYPMIRGRLMEMWREARKTMDPIAAWDYVSQDPVRSKAYKSIRGLGGFVRANWDEATEMIAAANALTIKKYGPDRVVGFSPIPAMSMVSYASGTRYLSLIGGVALSFYDWYCDLPPASPQVWGEQTDVPESADWYNSTFLMVWGSNVPMTRTPDAHFYTEVRYKGTKTVAVSSDFGEMAKFSDIWMAPKQGTDAALAMAMGHVILKEFHSEGQSAYFRDYAKQYTDFPMLVRLVEQNGILAPEYFLRASHLANNLDEENNPDWKTLVLDSATGEIVAPAGTIGFRWGEKGKWNLEQKTGRSGQAIDPRLSLIDCADEIASVGFAYFGGRDASDVLQRNVPVKRLTMADGSSVLVATVFDLSMANYGVDRGLGGGNVATSYADDIPYTPAWQEKHTGVKAADVITVARQFAENADKTHGKSMVIVGAGLNHWYHMDMAYRGIINMLMMCGCVGQSGGGWSHYVGQEKLRPQTGWTPLAFALDWNRPMRQMNGTSFFYNHTGQWRHEKLDMSEIQSPTAEGNLGDMTILDYNAKAERLGWLPSAPQLQTNPLEVTRAAEAEGKDPAAYVVENLKSGKLKFSCDDPDHPDNFPRNMFVWRSNILGSSGKGHEYFLKYLLGTQNGVMSDEDDCLKPRDVTVRPAGEGKLDLLVVLDFRMSTTCLYGDIVLPTATWYEKDDLNTSDMHPFIHPLSEAVQPLWQAKTDWEIYKGIAKKFSEIGGEYLGTQKDIVLSPLMHDSPDELAQPFDPKDWRTGECDPIPGKTMPTMKVVERNYKDVYKKFTSIGPLLETIGNGGKGISWKTGHEVEVLRGINRTVQEEGVSKGQPRLDTAIDAAEMVLSLAPETNGHVAVKAWAALSEATGRDHTHLAIPREHDSIRFRDIQAQPRKIISSPTWSGLESEEVSYNACYTNVHELIPWRTLTGRQQFYQDHRWMRDFGEGLCVYKPAVDTKTTEALLGARPNGNQEIALNFITPHQKWGIHSTYSDNLRMLTLSRGGPHVWLSEIDAQKAGIIDNDWIEVFNVNGTLTARAIVSQRVPEGLTIMYHAQEKIVNVPGAETTGKRGGIHNSVTRAMPKPTHMIGGYAQLAYGFNYYGTVGANRDEFVLVRKMNKVDWMEGPLDEAKNGSKA, encoded by the coding sequence ATGAGTCACTTTCTGGACCGTTTGAATTTTTTCGCCAAGCCGAAGGAGAGCTTCTCCAACGGCCATGGCGTGGTGGTGGAAGAGGATCGCACTTGGGAAAACGCCTATCGTCAGCGCTGGCAGCATGACAAGATTGTCCGTTCCACCCATGGCGTGAACTGTACCGGCTCCTGCAGCTGGAAAGTCTATGTGAAGAATGGCCTGATTACCTGGGAAACCCAGCAGACCGACTATCCCCGTACCCGTCCCGACCTGCCCAACCACGAGCCGCGCGGCTGCCCGCGCGGCGCCAGCTATTCCTGGTATGTGTATTCCGCCCAGCGCGTGAAATACCCGATGATCCGCGGCCGCCTGATGGAAATGTGGCGCGAGGCGCGCAAGACCATGGACCCGATCGCGGCCTGGGACTATGTGAGCCAGGACCCGGTGCGCTCCAAAGCGTATAAATCCATCCGTGGCCTGGGCGGCTTCGTGCGCGCCAACTGGGACGAGGCGACCGAGATGATCGCCGCCGCCAATGCGCTGACGATCAAGAAATACGGCCCCGACCGCGTGGTCGGCTTCTCGCCGATTCCCGCCATGTCCATGGTCAGCTACGCTTCCGGCACGCGTTATCTGAGCCTGATCGGCGGCGTGGCCCTGAGTTTCTACGACTGGTACTGCGACCTGCCGCCAGCCAGCCCGCAGGTCTGGGGCGAGCAGACCGACGTGCCGGAATCGGCCGACTGGTACAACTCGACCTTCCTGATGGTCTGGGGCTCGAACGTGCCGATGACCCGTACCCCGGACGCCCACTTCTACACCGAAGTGCGCTACAAGGGCACGAAAACCGTGGCCGTGTCCTCGGACTTCGGCGAGATGGCCAAATTCAGCGATATCTGGATGGCGCCGAAGCAGGGCACCGACGCCGCGCTGGCGATGGCCATGGGCCACGTCATCCTGAAGGAATTCCACAGTGAAGGCCAGTCCGCCTACTTCCGCGACTACGCCAAGCAGTACACCGACTTCCCGATGCTGGTGCGCCTGGTCGAGCAGAACGGCATCCTGGCGCCAGAGTACTTCCTGCGCGCCTCCCACCTGGCGAACAATCTGGACGAGGAAAACAATCCGGACTGGAAAACCCTGGTTCTCGATAGCGCCACCGGCGAGATCGTGGCGCCGGCCGGCACCATCGGCTTCCGCTGGGGCGAAAAAGGCAAGTGGAATCTGGAGCAGAAAACCGGCCGCAGCGGCCAGGCCATCGACCCGCGCCTGTCCCTGATCGACTGCGCCGACGAGATCGCGTCGGTCGGTTTCGCCTATTTCGGCGGCCGCGATGCCAGCGACGTCCTGCAACGCAATGTGCCGGTCAAACGCCTGACCATGGCCGACGGCAGCAGCGTGCTGGTGGCCACCGTGTTCGACCTGTCCATGGCTAACTACGGCGTGGACCGTGGCCTGGGCGGTGGCAATGTCGCCACCAGCTATGCCGACGACATCCCTTACACCCCGGCATGGCAGGAAAAACATACCGGCGTGAAAGCGGCCGACGTCATCACCGTGGCGCGCCAGTTCGCCGAGAACGCCGACAAGACCCATGGCAAGAGCATGGTGATCGTGGGCGCTGGCCTGAACCACTGGTATCACATGGACATGGCTTACCGCGGCATCATCAATATGCTGATGATGTGCGGCTGCGTGGGCCAATCGGGCGGCGGCTGGTCGCACTATGTGGGCCAGGAGAAGCTGCGTCCGCAAACCGGCTGGACCCCGCTGGCCTTCGCGCTGGACTGGAACCGTCCAATGCGCCAGATGAACGGCACCTCCTTCTTCTACAACCACACCGGCCAGTGGCGCCACGAGAAGCTGGATATGTCGGAGATCCAGTCGCCGACCGCCGAGGGCAATCTGGGGGATATGACCATCCTGGATTACAACGCCAAGGCCGAGCGCCTGGGCTGGCTGCCATCCGCGCCGCAGCTGCAAACCAATCCGCTGGAAGTCACGCGTGCCGCCGAAGCCGAGGGCAAGGATCCTGCCGCCTATGTGGTGGAGAACCTCAAGTCCGGCAAGCTCAAATTCAGCTGCGACGATCCCGACCATCCGGACAACTTCCCGCGCAATATGTTCGTCTGGCGCTCGAATATCCTGGGCAGCTCGGGCAAGGGCCACGAATACTTCCTGAAATACCTGCTCGGCACCCAGAACGGCGTGATGAGCGACGAGGACGACTGCCTGAAACCGCGCGACGTCACCGTGCGTCCGGCCGGCGAAGGCAAGCTCGATCTGCTGGTGGTGCTGGACTTCCGCATGTCCACCACCTGCCTGTACGGCGATATCGTGCTGCCGACGGCCACCTGGTATGAGAAGGACGATCTGAACACCTCGGATATGCACCCCTTCATCCACCCGCTGTCGGAAGCCGTGCAGCCGCTGTGGCAAGCCAAGACCGACTGGGAAATCTACAAGGGTATCGCCAAGAAATTCTCCGAGATCGGCGGCGAGTACCTGGGCACGCAGAAAGACATCGTGCTGTCGCCGCTGATGCATGACTCGCCGGACGAACTGGCCCAGCCTTTCGACCCGAAAGACTGGCGCACCGGCGAATGCGATCCGATTCCCGGCAAAACCATGCCGACCATGAAGGTTGTCGAGCGTAATTACAAGGACGTGTACAAGAAGTTCACCTCCATTGGCCCGCTGCTGGAAACCATCGGCAACGGCGGCAAGGGCATCAGCTGGAAAACCGGCCATGAAGTCGAGGTCCTGCGCGGCATCAACCGCACGGTGCAGGAAGAGGGCGTCTCCAAAGGCCAGCCGCGCCTCGACACCGCGATCGACGCGGCCGAGATGGTACTGTCGCTGGCGCCGGAAACCAATGGCCACGTGGCCGTGAAAGCCTGGGCGGCGCTGTCCGAAGCGACCGGCCGCGATCACACCCACCTGGCGATCCCGCGCGAACACGATTCGATCCGCTTCCGCGATATCCAGGCGCAGCCGCGCAAGATCATCTCCTCGCCGACCTGGTCGGGACTGGAGTCGGAAGAAGTCAGCTACAACGCCTGCTACACCAACGTGCATGAACTGATCCCATGGCGCACGCTGACGGGCCGCCAGCAGTTCTACCAGGATCACCGCTGGATGCGCGACTTCGGCGAAGGCCTGTGCGTGTACAAGCCGGCTGTCGATACCAAGACCACGGAAGCCCTGCTGGGCGCCCGTCCGAACGGCAACCAGGAGATCGCGCTGAACTTTATCACGCCGCACCAGAAGTGGGGTATCCACTCCACCTACTCGGACAACCTGCGCATGCTGACGCTGTCGCGCGGCGGTCCCCACGTGTGGCTGTCGGAGATCGATGCGCAGAAGGCCGGCATTATCGACAACGACTGGATCGAGGTGTTCAACGTGAACGGCACCCTGACGGCGCGCGCCATCGTCAGCCAGCGCGTGCCGGAAGGCCTGACCATCATGTACCACGCCCAGGAAAAAATCGTCAACGTGCCGGGCGCGGAAACCACCGGCAAGCGCGGCGGTATCCACAACTCGGTGACGCGCGCCATGCCGAAGCCGACCCATATGATCGGTGGCTACGCCCAGCTGGCCTATGGCTTCAACTACTACGGCACGGTGGGCGCCAACCGCGATGAGTTTGTCCTGGTACGCAAAATGAATAAGGTCGACTGGATGGAAGGTCCGCTCGACGAGGCCAAGAATGGGAGCAAAGCATGA
- the narH gene encoding nitrate reductase subunit beta, with the protein MKIRAQIGMVLNLDKCIGCHTCSVTCKNVWTSRDGVEYAWFNNVETKPGIGYPKHWENQDKWQGGWKRNSDGKIEPRQGSRLKILANIFANPNLPAIDEYYEPFTYDYERLQNAPLSETPPTARPISVLTGKKMEKIEWGPNWEDDLGGEFANRSKDKLFDNMQKEMYSTFENTFMMYLPRLCEHCLNPTCVASCPSGSVYKREDDGIVLIDQDKCRGWRMCISGCPYKKIYYNWSSGKAEKCTFCFPRIEAGQPTVCSETCVGRIRYLGVMLYDADKIEAAASVADERDLYQSQLDLFLDPNDPEVIAEARRQGIPEQWLEAAKKSPVYKMAMEWKVAFPLHPEYRTLPMVWYIPPLSPIQSAAESGKMGMNGILPDTKSLRIPVQYLANLLTAGDQPPVIRALDRMLAMRAYMRSKSVEGKPDLAVLEQVGLSAATVEDMYHIMAIANYEDRFVIPSSHKEMVEDSFNEKGSCGFSFGNGCSDGVSDTTLFGKKKHGSTIFMSMPKSRKKAQEVS; encoded by the coding sequence ATGAAAATTCGAGCACAAATCGGCATGGTCCTGAACCTGGACAAATGTATCGGCTGCCATACCTGCTCAGTCACCTGCAAGAACGTGTGGACCAGCCGTGACGGCGTGGAGTACGCATGGTTCAACAACGTGGAAACCAAGCCTGGCATCGGCTATCCGAAACACTGGGAGAACCAGGACAAATGGCAGGGCGGCTGGAAACGCAATAGCGACGGCAAGATCGAGCCTCGCCAGGGCAGCCGCCTGAAGATTCTGGCCAATATTTTCGCCAATCCGAATCTGCCGGCCATCGACGAGTACTACGAGCCGTTCACCTACGACTACGAGCGCCTGCAGAACGCGCCGCTGTCGGAAACGCCGCCGACCGCGCGTCCGATCTCGGTCCTGACCGGCAAGAAGATGGAAAAGATCGAATGGGGTCCGAACTGGGAGGATGACCTGGGCGGCGAGTTCGCCAACCGCAGCAAGGACAAGCTGTTCGACAATATGCAGAAGGAGATGTACAGCACCTTCGAGAACACCTTCATGATGTACCTGCCGCGCCTGTGCGAGCACTGCCTGAACCCGACCTGCGTGGCCTCCTGCCCGTCCGGCTCCGTGTACAAGCGCGAAGACGACGGCATCGTGCTGATCGACCAGGATAAATGCCGCGGCTGGCGCATGTGCATCTCCGGCTGTCCCTACAAAAAGATCTATTACAACTGGTCTTCGGGCAAGGCCGAGAAGTGCACCTTCTGCTTCCCGCGCATCGAAGCGGGCCAGCCCACCGTGTGTTCGGAAACCTGCGTGGGCCGCATCCGCTACCTGGGCGTGATGCTGTACGACGCCGACAAGATCGAAGCGGCGGCCTCGGTGGCCGACGAGCGCGATCTGTACCAGTCGCAGCTCGACCTCTTCCTCGATCCAAACGATCCGGAAGTGATCGCCGAAGCGCGCCGCCAGGGCATTCCCGAGCAGTGGCTGGAAGCGGCCAAGAAGTCGCCGGTCTACAAGATGGCGATGGAATGGAAAGTGGCCTTCCCGCTGCATCCGGAATACCGCACCCTGCCGATGGTCTGGTACATCCCGCCGCTGTCGCCGATCCAGTCGGCCGCCGAATCGGGCAAGATGGGCATGAACGGCATCCTGCCGGACACCAAGTCGCTGCGCATTCCGGTGCAGTACCTGGCCAACCTGCTGACCGCGGGCGACCAGCCGCCGGTGATCCGCGCCCTCGACCGCATGCTGGCGATGCGCGCCTATATGCGCAGCAAGAGCGTGGAAGGCAAGCCTGATCTGGCGGTGCTGGAACAGGTCGGCCTGAGCGCGGCCACGGTGGAAGACATGTACCACATCATGGCCATCGCCAACTACGAGGACCGTTTCGTCATCCCCAGCAGCCATAAGGAGATGGTGGAGGACAGCTTCAACGAAAAAGGTTCCTGCGGCTTCAGCTTCGGCAACGGCTGTTCGGATGGCGTCAGCGATACCACCCTGTTCGGCAAGAAGAAGCACGGTTCGACCATCTTCATGTCGATGCCGAAGTCCCGCAAGAAAGCGCAGGAGGTGTCATGA
- the narJ gene encoding nitrate reductase molybdenum cofactor assembly chaperone, whose translation MKQFKVLSALLLYPEPELIEHLPLLEEMAAEQEGWQEALAPLFAYLRGHGLIEVQQNYVGTFDRTPSHSLHLFEHIHGESRDRGQAMVDLMGEYRKHGLEMQGNDLPDYVPLFLEFLSQQEEDESRRLLSDAVHVLAHLGRKLRANDSPYAAVFTLLERYSPVAAEELSEPPVRDMDEALETFGPGVDGVEPLLRKAAGGVQPVNFYPKGAHGASRAA comes from the coding sequence ATGAAACAGTTCAAGGTTTTGTCGGCCCTGCTGCTCTACCCTGAGCCGGAGCTGATCGAGCATCTGCCGCTGCTGGAAGAGATGGCGGCCGAACAGGAAGGCTGGCAGGAGGCGCTGGCACCGCTGTTTGCCTACCTGCGCGGCCATGGCCTGATCGAGGTGCAGCAGAACTATGTGGGTACCTTCGACCGCACGCCGTCGCACTCGCTGCATCTGTTCGAACATATCCACGGCGAGTCGCGCGACCGTGGTCAGGCCATGGTCGACCTGATGGGCGAGTACCGCAAGCATGGCCTGGAAATGCAGGGTAACGACTTGCCCGACTATGTGCCGCTGTTCCTCGAATTCCTCTCGCAGCAGGAAGAGGACGAGTCGCGGCGCCTGCTGTCGGACGCGGTGCATGTGCTGGCCCACCTGGGCCGCAAGCTGCGCGCCAACGACAGCCCTTACGCCGCCGTGTTCACGCTGCTGGAGCGTTACAGCCCGGTGGCCGCCGAGGAGCTGAGCGAGCCGCCGGTGCGGGATATGGACGAGGCGCTGGAAACCTTCGGCCCCGGCGTGGACGGCGTCGAGCCGCTGCTGCGCAAGGCGGCGGGCGGCGTCCAGCCGGTCAATTTCTATCCAAAAGGGGCGCATGGCGCCTCCCGGGCCGCATAG
- the narI gene encoding respiratory nitrate reductase subunit gamma encodes MDYLHQFIFGIYPYIALAIFLLGSLIRFDREQYSWKSESSQVLHRGSLRMGSTLFHIGIIGLFFGHAAGLLTPVWVWDALGVPHGAKQVFAMAAGGVMGSMCLIGILLLLSRRLGNDRLRAVTTVKDKIVLLWIFATLLLGLSTIFVSASHLDGHMMVQLMSWAQHVLTFRGDAASFVADAPVLFKLHLFMGMSLFVIFPFTRLVHVWSGFGAVVYLRRAYQLVRPR; translated from the coding sequence ATGGACTATCTACATCAATTCATCTTCGGAATTTATCCGTATATCGCGCTGGCGATCTTCCTGTTGGGGAGCCTGATCCGCTTCGACCGTGAGCAATACAGCTGGAAGTCCGAATCGAGCCAGGTGCTGCACCGCGGCAGCCTGCGCATGGGTAGCACCCTGTTCCACATCGGGATCATCGGCCTGTTCTTCGGCCACGCGGCCGGCCTGCTGACCCCTGTCTGGGTGTGGGATGCGCTGGGCGTGCCGCACGGTGCCAAGCAGGTCTTCGCCATGGCCGCCGGCGGCGTGATGGGCAGCATGTGCCTGATCGGCATCCTGCTGCTCTTGAGCCGCCGCCTGGGCAACGACCGCCTGCGCGCCGTCACCACCGTGAAGGACAAGATCGTGCTGCTGTGGATCTTCGCCACGCTGCTGCTTGGCCTGTCCACCATCTTCGTCTCGGCCTCGCACCTGGACGGCCATATGATGGTGCAGCTCATGAGCTGGGCCCAGCACGTGCTGACCTTCCGCGGCGACGCCGCCAGCTTCGTGGCCGATGCGCCGGTGCTGTTCAAGCTGCACCTGTTCATGGGCATGTCGCTGTTCGTGATCTTCCCCTTCACCCGTCTGGTGCATGTGTGGAGCGGTTTCGGCGCCGTGGTCTATCTGCGCCGCGCATATCAACTGGTGCGTCCGCGCTAA